A portion of the Algimonas porphyrae genome contains these proteins:
- a CDS encoding ATP-binding cassette domain-containing protein, whose protein sequence is MLEIKNLTKSFGDLKALDDVTLTLGPGLFGLLGPNGAGKSTLMRTLATLQQPTSGTIHFNGENIAEKPDTVRSVLGYLPQDFGVYPRMSALQLLDHIAILKGITDKGERKDQVESLLQMVNLWTHRTASVATYSGGMRQRFGVAQALLGDPQLIIVDEPTAGLDPLERQRFLDILSRAGDEKIIILSTHIIEDVRDLCNDMGVMGDGKLIIRGAPEDLVKEIEGHVWTMSISSDEEVERLRNVMPVLSTRRLRGSTVVSVLSETMPGDEWSSRPTLLEDAYFAHLNGLMSEKVEACEI, encoded by the coding sequence ATGCTCGAAATCAAAAACCTGACCAAATCTTTTGGCGATCTGAAAGCGCTGGACGATGTGACTCTGACCCTGGGGCCGGGCCTGTTTGGCCTGCTGGGGCCGAACGGCGCAGGCAAGTCGACCCTGATGCGCACACTGGCCACGCTGCAGCAGCCGACATCGGGCACGATCCATTTCAATGGCGAGAACATTGCCGAAAAGCCCGACACGGTTCGGTCCGTGCTGGGCTATCTGCCGCAGGATTTCGGCGTCTATCCGCGCATGAGCGCGTTGCAGCTGCTTGATCACATCGCGATCCTGAAAGGCATTACCGACAAGGGTGAGCGCAAGGATCAGGTCGAATCGCTGCTGCAGATGGTCAATCTCTGGACCCACCGCACAGCCTCCGTGGCCACCTATTCCGGCGGTATGCGGCAGCGTTTCGGCGTAGCGCAGGCACTGCTGGGTGATCCGCAGTTGATCATCGTCGATGAACCGACTGCCGGTCTGGACCCGCTGGAACGCCAGCGTTTCCTCGACATTCTATCGCGGGCCGGTGACGAAAAAATCATCATTCTCTCCACGCACATTATCGAGGACGTCCGCGATCTCTGCAACGATATGGGGGTGATGGGCGACGGCAAGCTGATCATTCGCGGCGCTCCGGAAGATCTTGTCAAGGAAATCGAAGGTCATGTCTGGACCATGTCGATCAGCTCCGACGAAGAGGTCGAACGCCTTCGCAACGTTATGCCCGTCCTCTCGACGCGACGCCTGCGCGGCTCGACCGTTGTCTCCGTTCTGTCTGAGACCATGCCGGGCGATGAGTGGTCTTCCCGCCCGACATTGCTGGAAGACGCCTACTTCGCGCATCTGAACGGTCTGATGAGTGAGAAGGTCGAAGCATGCGAGATCTAA
- a CDS encoding Re/Si-specific NAD(P)(+) transhydrogenase subunit alpha, with protein MHIAVLKDAAGAEARVAATPDTVKAYVADGHVVNVVKGAGKASDFADALYKEAGASLSASNTAAVKSADLVMSVTGGTVKLLAAMKKGAAITGLLSPTDHPNYVQAAAKAGVTAIALEWIPRISRAQSMDVLSSQSNLAGYRSVVEGAGIYGRALPMMMTAAGTIAPAKIFIMGVGVAGLQAIATARRLGAVTTATDVRPATKEQVASLGAKFIAVENDEFKAAETAGGYAKQMSAEYQALQAELTASHIAKQDIVITTALIPGRDAPVLVTKAMLDTMKPGSVLVDLAVERGGNVEGSKPGEIVTTKNGVQIVGHLNWPSRMASDASNMFARNLKAFLPLVTAEDGSFVPDWDDEIVQGSALTRDGAVVNERLKVK; from the coding sequence ATGCACATTGCCGTTCTGAAGGACGCCGCCGGGGCGGAGGCCCGCGTTGCGGCGACGCCGGACACGGTAAAGGCCTATGTCGCTGATGGCCATGTGGTCAATGTCGTCAAAGGCGCAGGCAAGGCATCGGATTTCGCCGATGCGCTCTATAAGGAAGCGGGGGCGTCGCTATCGGCCTCCAATACCGCCGCCGTCAAATCCGCCGATCTGGTGATGTCCGTGACGGGCGGCACTGTGAAACTTCTCGCAGCGATGAAGAAGGGCGCCGCAATCACAGGCCTGCTGTCGCCGACCGATCATCCGAATTACGTTCAGGCCGCTGCCAAGGCTGGCGTCACCGCGATCGCGCTGGAATGGATCCCGCGCATCAGTCGCGCGCAAAGTATGGACGTGCTATCGAGCCAATCGAATCTGGCGGGATACCGCTCTGTCGTCGAAGGGGCGGGTATCTATGGCCGCGCCCTGCCGATGATGATGACGGCAGCCGGGACGATCGCGCCAGCCAAGATTTTCATCATGGGTGTCGGTGTGGCGGGCCTGCAGGCCATCGCCACGGCGCGGCGTCTCGGTGCTGTGACAACGGCGACCGATGTGCGCCCCGCCACTAAGGAACAGGTCGCATCCCTTGGTGCGAAGTTCATCGCGGTCGAGAATGATGAGTTCAAGGCCGCAGAAACCGCTGGCGGTTATGCCAAGCAGATGAGCGCGGAGTATCAGGCGCTGCAAGCCGAACTGACCGCCAGCCATATTGCCAAGCAGGACATCGTTATTACAACCGCCCTGATCCCCGGGCGGGACGCGCCCGTACTGGTCACGAAAGCCATGCTCGACACGATGAAACCTGGTTCCGTGCTGGTCGATCTGGCAGTGGAACGTGGCGGCAATGTTGAAGGCTCAAAACCCGGCGAAATCGTCACGACGAAGAATGGCGTGCAGATCGTGGGCCATCTCAACTGGCCGTCCCGCATGGCGTCGGACGCGTCGAACATGTTTGCCCGCAATCTGAAAGCGTTCCTGCCACTGGTGACCGCGGAGGATGGTAGCTTCGTCCCGGACTGGGACGATGAGATCGTGCAGGGTAGCGCGCTGACGCGGGACGGCGCTGTGGTGAATGAGCGGTTGAAGGTGAAGTGA
- a CDS encoding aa3-type cytochrome c oxidase subunit IV: MADTHYTRGDMDIEDHSETFGGFMKFSVYGGAAIIVTLLFPILVFGVNLAWPTALVISVVLGVIMGIALKFKAQWYAVLIGMAVFLALVIGVLSLIF, encoded by the coding sequence ATGGCGGATACACATTATACACGCGGTGACATGGATATTGAGGATCATTCCGAGACGTTCGGCGGGTTCATGAAATTTTCTGTCTATGGCGGCGCGGCGATCATCGTCACTCTGCTGTTTCCGATCCTCGTCTTCGGTGTCAATCTGGCGTGGCCGACAGCCCTGGTCATCAGCGTCGTTCTTGGCGTGATCATGGGCATTGCCTTGAAATTCAAAGCGCAGTGGTACGCAGTCTTGATCGGTATGGCGGTCTTCCTTGCCCTTGTCATCGGCGTACTGTCGCTGATTTTCTAG
- a CDS encoding sigma-54-dependent transcriptional regulator, giving the protein MSKTVLIVDDDPTQRRLLQAVVEKSGFSVLQAGDGDQAVAIATGTGATSVDVILLDLVMPGRSGQDVLEELAKSRPELPVIVLTGKGSIETVVTAMKSGARDFVVKPAAPERIIVSIRNALEMKTLSREVTRLKKETQGGLTFDDLIGSSAAMRPVVAMGERGAKASIPILIGGESGVGKEVIARAIQGASDRADKPFITVNCGAIPETLVESILFGHEKGSFTGADSKHLGKFQEAHTGTLFLDEIGELPLDMQVKLLRVLQEGEVDPIGSKRPTAVDVRIISATNRDLAECVAEGSFREDLFYRLNVFPIQVPPLRERTEDIPSLVSHFISRFNAQEKMSVSGTTSETLSLLAAHDWKGNVRQLENTVFRAMILSDGHLLRPSDFPQISGLTPAMAQPVETADAAPLDRLVPETESALDSAVALMDREGHLRTLEDIERDLIAFAIETYSGHMSEVARRLGIGRSTLYRKVREHALDVEQMRSA; this is encoded by the coding sequence ATGTCCAAGACCGTACTTATCGTGGATGACGACCCGACACAGCGTCGCCTGTTGCAGGCCGTCGTCGAAAAAAGCGGTTTTTCCGTTCTGCAGGCCGGTGACGGCGATCAGGCAGTCGCGATCGCGACAGGGACCGGCGCGACATCGGTGGATGTCATTCTTCTGGATCTAGTCATGCCTGGCCGCAGTGGACAGGACGTTCTGGAAGAGCTGGCCAAGAGCCGCCCCGAACTGCCCGTCATTGTGCTGACCGGCAAGGGCTCGATCGAAACCGTCGTTACCGCAATGAAGAGCGGCGCGCGCGATTTCGTCGTCAAACCCGCCGCCCCCGAACGCATCATCGTCTCGATCCGCAATGCTCTGGAAATGAAGACGCTGTCGCGCGAAGTGACGCGCCTGAAGAAGGAAACGCAGGGCGGGCTGACCTTTGATGATCTGATCGGCAGTTCCGCCGCCATGCGGCCCGTCGTCGCCATGGGCGAACGCGGGGCCAAGGCCTCCATCCCGATCCTGATCGGCGGGGAGTCCGGCGTCGGCAAGGAAGTGATTGCACGCGCCATTCAGGGCGCGAGCGACCGTGCCGACAAACCCTTCATCACAGTCAATTGCGGGGCCATTCCGGAAACACTCGTCGAGAGCATCCTGTTTGGTCACGAGAAGGGCAGCTTCACCGGTGCCGACAGCAAACATCTGGGTAAATTTCAGGAAGCCCATACCGGGACCCTGTTCCTGGACGAGATCGGCGAATTGCCGCTCGACATGCAGGTTAAATTGCTGCGCGTGCTGCAGGAAGGCGAAGTCGATCCGATCGGCTCCAAGCGCCCCACAGCCGTCGACGTCCGCATCATTTCCGCGACCAATCGCGATCTGGCGGAATGCGTGGCCGAAGGAAGCTTCCGCGAAGATCTGTTTTACCGCCTGAATGTCTTCCCGATCCAGGTTCCGCCTTTGCGCGAACGCACGGAGGACATTCCATCCCTCGTCAGTCACTTCATCTCGCGCTTCAACGCGCAGGAGAAGATGAGCGTATCTGGAACCACGTCCGAGACACTGTCCCTGCTCGCCGCCCACGACTGGAAGGGTAATGTCAGGCAGCTGGAAAATACGGTTTTCCGCGCCATGATCCTCTCCGACGGTCACTTGCTGCGTCCGTCCGACTTCCCGCAGATTTCCGGTCTGACACCGGCCATGGCGCAACCCGTCGAGACCGCAGACGCGGCGCCGCTGGACCGACTGGTCCCGGAAACGGAGTCGGCGCTCGACAGTGCCGTGGCTTTGATGGACCGCGAAGGCCACCTGCGCACGCTCGAAGACATTGAGCGCGACCTGATCGCCTTCGCCATCGAAACCTATTCAGGCCACATGTCCGAAGTGGCGCGCCGGCTCGGCATCGGACGGTCGACCCTTTATCGCAAGGTGCGCGAACATGCGCTCGATGTCGAACAGATGCGGTCGGCCTAA
- a CDS encoding NAD(P)(+) transhydrogenase (Re/Si-specific) subunit beta: MQLSADVAAILYTVSAILFILALRGLSSPETSRRGNYFGMIGIAIAIVTTVLVAGLGGQGLLLAGGGLAVGGVIGAIIARKIPMTDMPQLVAAFHSLVGLAAVLVALAAFFSPHSFGILGADGLMKAGSLLELSLGAGIGAITFTGSLIAFAKLNGNMSGSPILLPARHLINIALGVAFFFLVGMMMSTGGAEPWMMWALIGVTLILGFTLIIPIGGADMPVVVSMLNSYSGWAAAALGFTLGNLALIIVGALVGSSGAILSYIMCKGMNRSFISVILGGFGGDTAAAQGDRVERPFKRGSAEDAAFIMKNASKVIIVPGYGLAVAQAQHATREMADTLKEAGVDVAYAIHPVAGRMPGHMNVLLAEANVPYDEVFELEDINSEFANADVAFVIGANDVTNPAAKTDPQSPIAGMPILDVDKAATVLFVKRSLSPGYAGIDNDLFYEDNTMMLLSDAKKMVEEIIKAL, translated from the coding sequence ATCCAGCTCTCCGCAGATGTCGCAGCGATTCTCTATACCGTTTCCGCCATCCTCTTTATCCTCGCGCTTCGCGGCCTGTCCTCTCCGGAGACATCGAGGCGAGGCAATTATTTCGGCATGATCGGGATCGCCATTGCGATCGTCACGACTGTGCTGGTCGCGGGTCTGGGCGGGCAGGGGCTTCTGCTGGCAGGCGGCGGGCTGGCCGTCGGGGGCGTGATCGGGGCGATCATTGCGCGCAAAATCCCGATGACGGACATGCCGCAGCTTGTAGCGGCTTTTCACAGCCTGGTCGGGCTCGCTGCCGTGCTGGTGGCGCTGGCGGCCTTCTTCTCGCCGCACAGTTTCGGCATTCTGGGGGCTGACGGCCTGATGAAGGCGGGCAGCCTGCTGGAACTATCACTCGGCGCCGGCATCGGCGCGATCACCTTTACGGGTTCGCTGATCGCCTTTGCGAAGCTCAACGGCAATATGTCGGGCTCGCCGATCCTCTTGCCCGCGCGACATCTGATCAATATCGCGCTTGGCGTCGCCTTCTTCTTCCTCGTCGGCATGATGATGAGCACGGGCGGCGCGGAGCCCTGGATGATGTGGGCGCTGATCGGCGTGACTCTGATCCTTGGGTTTACCCTCATCATCCCCATCGGCGGCGCGGATATGCCGGTCGTTGTCTCCATGCTGAATAGCTATTCCGGCTGGGCGGCGGCGGCGCTGGGCTTCACACTCGGCAATCTGGCGCTGATCATCGTCGGCGCTTTGGTCGGTAGCTCTGGCGCGATCCTGTCCTACATCATGTGCAAGGGCATGAACCGCAGCTTCATCTCCGTCATTCTTGGCGGCTTTGGTGGCGATACGGCGGCGGCACAGGGCGACCGGGTCGAGCGGCCTTTCAAACGAGGCTCCGCCGAAGACGCCGCCTTCATCATGAAGAACGCGTCCAAGGTCATCATTGTCCCGGGCTACGGCCTGGCCGTGGCGCAGGCGCAGCACGCGACGCGCGAGATGGCCGATACGCTCAAGGAAGCGGGCGTCGACGTGGCCTACGCCATCCACCCGGTGGCGGGCCGGATGCCGGGCCACATGAACGTGCTGCTGGCCGAAGCCAATGTCCCCTATGACGAGGTGTTCGAGCTGGAAGACATCAATAGCGAATTTGCGAATGCCGATGTGGCCTTCGTGATCGGTGCCAACGATGTCACCAATCCGGCAGCCAAGACCGACCCGCAAAGTCCCATCGCCGGTATGCCGATCCTCGATGTCGACAAGGCCGCGACGGTCCTGTTCGTCAAGCGTTCGCTCTCGCCGGGCTATGCCGGGATCGACAATGACCTGTTCTATGAAGACAATACGATGATGCTGCTGTCCGACGCCAAGAAGATGGTCGAGGAGATCATCAAGGCGCTTTAG
- a CDS encoding demethoxyubiquinone hydroxylase family protein → MIKVDHAGENGAVNIYRAQRVGAAFHALFGRENLRSHLAHFQEHEEEHRAIFAQYLKEAGVRRCVSYHLCGLGGWTLGLITGLMGSRDIHATTYAVESVVLEHLRHQLDHLGTADAKARKCVAAIYEDELSHHDSGQAGMGDSRLEKLLVAIVKACTSGVIAFGMR, encoded by the coding sequence ATGATCAAGGTCGACCATGCCGGCGAGAATGGAGCCGTGAACATCTATCGGGCCCAGAGGGTCGGTGCCGCCTTTCACGCCTTGTTCGGACGGGAAAACCTACGGTCTCATCTGGCCCACTTTCAGGAGCATGAAGAAGAACACCGCGCCATCTTCGCCCAATATCTCAAAGAGGCAGGCGTGCGGAGATGTGTGAGCTATCATCTTTGCGGGTTGGGTGGTTGGACGCTGGGCCTGATAACCGGGCTGATGGGTTCGCGGGACATTCACGCGACCACTTATGCTGTGGAAAGTGTTGTATTGGAGCACTTGCGACATCAGCTCGATCACCTCGGCACAGCGGATGCGAAGGCGCGGAAATGCGTTGCTGCTATCTATGAAGACGAGCTGTCACATCATGATTCTGGCCAAGCCGGGATGGGGGATAGCAGGTTGGAAAAGCTGTTGGTCGCGATCGTGAAAGCCTGCACCTCCGGCGTTATCGCGTTCGGGATGCGCTGA
- a CDS encoding ABC transporter permease/M1 family aminopeptidase encodes MLHKLLAFEFKLHTRQIGFWIAFVVMLGFGLLFSSHEDFAIGVAGGERVKVNGAIPIAITLSAFSLLSIFFAAVFVVTGVMRDDTHKSVEVIHATPVSTHHMLLSRMLGVWFATILSLSGLVLGTALGPFMPWGDEATFKAFNALHYIQPFFLFIVINALIVSGIYTAIAVVTRNRAIVYVSAVGLLIAYLIAGIVAGERPDDWVAALVDPFGATSLAVETQFWPAAEQNNNMAPISGWVGINRLVYGLVGLALFGLSFILSTRGILNRRTKRRADDAPASIPNRVEPVTPNLGGGFSLATFWTRLKFEYLSTIRSTAFIILIGLALTFFAISLLVAIFMGASTTLPTSSFMTQVALGSLLFPMLIIMVFFGSDIMWRDRTANMHEILDATPVRDISLLFAKWGALALLLLTLILGMLIAGMIGQLVAGWGVVPVVPLTFLAIGIVSFYVGFFFQGMLVMFLQNFMPGRIIGMLVAAGVLAGLIFFVGQLPFYHPLMNFGSVGAGAYSEMAGFANPKGFGWEMAYWMGLILILGALSIWVWRRGTQVGLMDRLSSMRSRMSLSSIGMAVLGTALFAGFGFIGLQSYNDSDYMNSDQREANSAAFEKLVGDLWKDPEPRITDVKVDAQFFPSSRTATFEGDYVIDNPWDEPIVRTTLFASVGPDNITRLDIEGASRVTGETVADTLLADHEVIMIEFDPPLAPGESRSVSFATRFNAPTLTSGSSIARNGTFVNNTQALITFGNLDAGFIGNPDTRRKYDLGERVEWPERDDPEARRKHLLTAFSGYADYVDFEANVCTEESQIPVAPGKFRGETIEDGRRCRQYRSINPILNFFSFLSADYEVRTEVWEGNGQTVELEIYFHPEHDFNIDIMFDAMRTSMDTYTEVFSPYQYAQLRIMEFPYASFAQAFAGTVPFSENIGFVQDPGDAEDQERVDFATYVTMHEIGHQWFAHQVIGAYAKGSNLLSEGLTENATMLAYERHYDFAKARRVHEERTTIQYLTSRTFERDDEPVLAEAESQGYLNYQKTSWVMWGMRGLIGNDDVQRAVRRFLTEYHADNGAPYPTTLELIALFKEEIDPAYHDLIDDYWNKITFWELGFQDEGDVTVTEVDGKFEVSVPLTLDKKYASEEDGNETSVSELDDGSLNEFVQIGFYMEDPKDTLGTDPMALETVQIDEAARVVKVTLDQRPTHVVLDPHRYLIERNINDNSRAIAAASES; translated from the coding sequence ATGTTGCATAAGTTGCTCGCTTTCGAATTCAAGCTGCACACGCGCCAGATCGGCTTCTGGATCGCGTTTGTCGTCATGCTGGGTTTCGGCCTGCTCTTCTCCTCCCATGAGGATTTCGCCATCGGCGTGGCGGGCGGCGAACGGGTCAAGGTCAACGGGGCGATCCCCATTGCCATCACATTGTCGGCCTTCAGCCTGCTATCCATATTCTTCGCAGCCGTCTTCGTTGTGACTGGCGTGATGCGGGACGATACGCATAAGTCCGTCGAAGTCATTCATGCCACGCCCGTATCGACCCATCACATGCTGCTGTCACGGATGCTGGGCGTCTGGTTTGCGACGATCCTCAGTCTTTCTGGGCTCGTCCTCGGGACGGCGCTTGGTCCCTTCATGCCTTGGGGCGATGAAGCAACCTTCAAGGCTTTCAATGCCTTGCACTATATTCAACCCTTCTTCCTGTTCATCGTCATCAATGCGCTGATCGTCTCGGGCATCTATACCGCGATTGCCGTGGTGACGCGCAACCGGGCCATCGTCTATGTCAGCGCAGTCGGCCTGCTGATCGCCTATCTGATCGCCGGTATCGTTGCCGGGGAACGCCCGGATGACTGGGTCGCCGCACTGGTCGATCCTTTTGGTGCGACATCGCTGGCCGTCGAAACGCAGTTCTGGCCCGCCGCAGAACAGAACAATAATATGGCGCCCATATCAGGCTGGGTCGGGATCAACCGTCTGGTCTATGGTCTGGTCGGCCTTGCCCTGTTCGGTCTGTCCTTTATCCTATCCACACGCGGCATTCTGAACCGGCGCACGAAACGCCGGGCCGACGACGCACCGGCGAGCATTCCGAACCGTGTCGAGCCCGTGACACCCAATCTGGGTGGTGGCTTTTCGCTGGCAACGTTCTGGACCCGTCTGAAGTTCGAATATCTCAGCACGATCCGCAGTACGGCCTTCATCATTCTGATCGGCCTCGCGCTGACCTTCTTCGCCATTTCGCTGCTCGTCGCCATCTTCATGGGCGCCAGCACGACCCTGCCGACCAGCAGTTTCATGACGCAGGTGGCGCTCGGATCGCTGCTGTTCCCGATGCTGATCATCATGGTCTTCTTCGGCTCGGACATCATGTGGCGTGACCGCACGGCCAATATGCACGAAATCCTCGATGCGACCCCTGTGCGCGACATCTCGCTATTGTTCGCCAAGTGGGGCGCGCTGGCGCTGCTCCTGCTGACGCTGATCCTGGGGATGCTCATCGCAGGCATGATCGGGCAGCTGGTCGCAGGCTGGGGCGTCGTCCCCGTCGTGCCGCTGACCTTCCTGGCCATCGGCATTGTCAGCTTCTATGTCGGTTTCTTCTTCCAGGGTATGCTGGTCATGTTCCTGCAGAACTTCATGCCGGGACGGATCATCGGCATGCTGGTCGCGGCTGGCGTTCTGGCCGGCCTGATCTTCTTCGTCGGACAGTTGCCCTTCTATCATCCGCTGATGAATTTCGGCAGTGTCGGCGCGGGCGCCTATTCCGAAATGGCGGGCTTCGCCAATCCCAAGGGCTTTGGCTGGGAAATGGCCTACTGGATGGGTCTGATCCTGATCCTGGGCGCACTGTCCATCTGGGTCTGGCGTCGCGGGACACAGGTCGGTCTGATGGACCGCTTGTCCTCGATGCGCTCCCGCATGAGCCTGTCCTCGATCGGCATGGCCGTACTAGGCACGGCACTGTTTGCCGGCTTCGGTTTCATCGGCCTGCAGAGCTATAATGACAGCGATTACATGAATTCGGATCAGCGCGAGGCCAATTCGGCGGCGTTCGAGAAGCTGGTCGGCGATCTGTGGAAAGATCCCGAGCCGCGCATCACCGATGTGAAGGTCGACGCGCAATTCTTCCCGTCTTCTCGTACGGCGACGTTTGAGGGCGACTATGTCATCGACAATCCTTGGGACGAGCCGATCGTGCGCACGACCCTGTTCGCCAGCGTCGGCCCGGACAACATTACACGGCTGGACATTGAAGGCGCCAGCCGGGTGACGGGCGAAACCGTGGCCGATACGCTGCTGGCGGATCATGAGGTCATCATGATCGAGTTCGATCCGCCCCTCGCACCCGGCGAGAGCCGCTCGGTGAGCTTCGCGACGCGATTCAACGCGCCGACCCTGACGAGCGGATCATCCATCGCGCGCAACGGCACCTTCGTGAACAATACGCAGGCGCTGATCACCTTCGGCAATCTGGATGCCGGGTTTATCGGCAATCCGGATACCCGTCGGAAATATGATCTGGGCGAACGGGTCGAATGGCCCGAACGCGATGATCCGGAGGCGCGGCGCAAACACCTGCTGACGGCCTTTTCGGGCTATGCCGACTATGTCGACTTCGAAGCCAATGTCTGCACCGAAGAAAGCCAGATTCCGGTCGCACCCGGCAAGTTCCGCGGTGAAACCATCGAAGATGGCCGCCGCTGCCGCCAGTACCGGTCGATCAACCCGATCCTGAACTTCTTCTCCTTCCTCTCTGCCGACTATGAAGTCCGTACGGAAGTCTGGGAAGGCAATGGGCAGACGGTCGAGCTGGAAATCTATTTCCACCCCGAGCATGACTTCAACATCGACATCATGTTCGACGCGATGCGGACGTCCATGGACACCTATACGGAGGTCTTCAGCCCCTATCAGTATGCCCAGCTTCGCATCATGGAATTCCCCTATGCGAGCTTTGCGCAGGCCTTTGCCGGAACGGTGCCCTTCTCGGAGAATATCGGCTTCGTGCAGGATCCTGGCGATGCCGAGGATCAGGAACGCGTCGACTTCGCGACCTATGTGACCATGCACGAAATCGGCCACCAATGGTTCGCGCACCAGGTCATCGGCGCCTATGCCAAGGGTTCGAACCTGCTGTCGGAAGGATTGACGGAAAATGCGACCATGCTGGCCTACGAACGTCATTACGACTTCGCCAAGGCGCGCCGGGTGCATGAGGAACGCACGACCATTCAGTATCTGACCAGCCGGACGTTCGAACGTGACGACGAACCGGTTCTCGCCGAAGCGGAGAGCCAAGGGTATCTGAACTATCAGAAAACCAGCTGGGTGATGTGGGGCATGCGCGGCCTGATCGGCAATGACGATGTGCAACGCGCAGTGCGCCGCTTCCTGACGGAATATCACGCCGATAATGGCGCGCCCTATCCGACGACGCTGGAACTGATCGCCCTGTTCAAAGAGGAAATCGATCCTGCCTATCACGACCTGATCGACGATTACTGGAACAAGATCACCTTCTGGGAGCTGGGCTTCCAGGATGAGGGCGATGTCACGGTCACTGAAGTGGATGGCAAGTTCGAAGTCTCTGTCCCGCTCACGCTCGACAAGAAATATGCGAGCGAAGAGGACGGCAACGAAACATCCGTCTCAGAGCTGGACGACGGGTCCCTGAACGAATTCGTTCAGATCGGCTTTTACATGGAAGACCCGAAGGACACGCTGGGCACGGACCCGATGGCGCTGGAAACGGTGCAGATCGATGAGGCCGCGCGCGTCGTCAAGGTGACGCTGGACCAACGCCCGACCCACGTCGTGCTGGACCCACATCGCTACCTGATCGAACGCAACATCAACGACAATAGCCGCGCCATCGCAGCAGCGAGTGAGAGCTAG
- a CDS encoding sensor histidine kinase, translating into MDSVWNAIRQGRLIQTDQTKTRIDPSHMVADSHAQLQAVLEASPDCTMLIERDGTVSFISENGRCAMSLDAFELMAGTAWTSLYPDTATNVLSDLLDQAIAGQRAEAVIRVESRRGHTEDWLFQLCPVKSDGRGTDRVLCVSRPIQDRAVADPMIRGSLAAISNLLRLQARETEDPAVRDALQSAAERVRSVGALHAHLHQPVSGDAHPIPVKAYLDPLVTAIVQRLGGGQVTLLREMEDIALPPTEARGLGLIVTEAILNAIHHGFANRDDGGLIHVSLRAHEGATARIAVTDSGAGLPDRFDWSRARGLGGQIMELYANRIGGTLSLTNASMGGVQVEVVC; encoded by the coding sequence ATGGATTCTGTCTGGAACGCGATAAGGCAGGGCAGGCTTATTCAGACCGATCAGACAAAAACGCGCATCGATCCGTCCCATATGGTCGCGGACAGCCACGCGCAGCTGCAGGCCGTTCTGGAGGCGAGCCCGGACTGCACGATGCTGATCGAACGGGACGGCACAGTCTCTTTCATTTCTGAAAATGGTCGTTGTGCCATGTCGCTGGACGCCTTCGAATTGATGGCGGGAACGGCTTGGACGTCACTTTATCCGGACACTGCGACGAATGTCCTCTCGGATTTACTGGATCAGGCGATCGCCGGTCAGCGCGCCGAGGCCGTGATACGGGTCGAAAGTCGTCGCGGACATACGGAAGACTGGCTGTTTCAGCTATGCCCCGTCAAAAGCGATGGCCGTGGCACGGACCGGGTTCTGTGCGTGTCGCGTCCCATTCAAGACAGAGCGGTGGCTGATCCGATGATCAGAGGCTCGCTCGCAGCGATTTCCAATCTGCTCAGGTTACAGGCCCGGGAAACCGAGGACCCAGCCGTTCGGGACGCGCTGCAATCTGCGGCGGAGCGCGTTCGCTCGGTCGGTGCGCTTCACGCCCACCTGCACCAGCCCGTCTCCGGTGATGCCCATCCCATTCCCGTTAAAGCCTATCTCGACCCGCTGGTCACGGCCATCGTTCAACGATTGGGGGGTGGGCAGGTGACGCTGCTGCGTGAAATGGAAGATATCGCTTTGCCACCGACCGAAGCGCGGGGTCTTGGTCTGATCGTGACGGAAGCTATTCTCAATGCGATCCATCACGGCTTTGCCAATCGCGACGATGGTGGGCTGATCCATGTCAGTCTGCGCGCCCATGAAGGCGCGACCGCCCGGATCGCCGTGACCGATAGCGGGGCCGGGCTGCCGGATCGTTTCGATTGGTCCCGCGCGCGCGGCCTCGGCGGACAGATCATGGAACTTTACGCTAACCGGATCGGCGGAACCCTGTCCCTCACGAACGCCTCGATGGGAGGCGTCCAGGTCGAAGTCGTCTGCTAG
- a CDS encoding proton-translocating transhydrogenase family protein: protein MTLSLIMAGGADVSPLIFQLAIFVLAIFVGYYVVWSVTPALHTPLMAVTNAISSVIIVGALIAVAAGTKGGSPISTWTGVIAVALCAVNIFGGFLVTQRMLAMYKKKER, encoded by the coding sequence ATGACACTATCACTTATCATGGCAGGCGGTGCGGATGTGTCGCCGCTCATCTTCCAGCTTGCCATTTTCGTGCTGGCGATCTTCGTTGGCTATTATGTCGTCTGGTCGGTTACGCCCGCGCTGCACACGCCGCTTATGGCGGTGACGAATGCGATTTCGTCAGTCATTATCGTGGGCGCATTGATCGCGGTTGCCGCCGGGACGAAAGGCGGCTCTCCTATCTCGACTTGGACCGGGGTCATCGCCGTCGCCCTCTGCGCGGTGAATATCTTCGGCGGCTTCCTCGTCACCCAACGCATGCTCGCCATGTACAAGAAGAAGGAACGCTAG